The Fluviicola sp. genome contains a region encoding:
- a CDS encoding beta-ketoacyl-ACP synthase III: MSLKEVYITRTASFLPNDPISNEEMEDYLGLINDRASKSRRIVLRNNGIKNRYYAIRKDGTPTHTNSEMVSLAIRNLFKNNPEEIKEVDLLSCGTSSPDQMMPSHGVMVHGWLPETRNIEVVSPSGVCCSGMHAMKYAYMAIKSGMSQKAITSGSERLSRVLSSDKFELEIQKLVELEENPYLSFDKDFLRWMLSDGAGVFLLEDKKSTEGLSLRIDWVEGISFANEIEACMYMASEKMADGTLKSYMDYEPQDMIEKSILSIKQDVKLLDEYIVKLGFKKLKSALDSKNLTADDITWYLPHMSSYFFEDKIYRELADNGMEIPKERWFSNLATHGNVGAGSIYLMVDELFNSGKLKVGDTIMLAVPESSRFSYVFAYLTVC, from the coding sequence ATGAGTTTGAAGGAAGTATACATTACACGTACGGCATCATTTTTACCGAATGATCCCATTTCAAATGAGGAAATGGAAGATTACCTGGGACTAATTAATGACCGCGCGTCTAAATCGAGAAGAATTGTTTTGCGCAATAACGGGATCAAAAACCGCTATTATGCAATTCGCAAAGACGGGACACCGACGCACACCAATTCCGAAATGGTTTCATTAGCCATTCGCAATTTGTTTAAGAACAATCCCGAAGAGATCAAGGAAGTGGATTTGCTTAGCTGCGGAACGTCATCTCCGGACCAAATGATGCCTTCACATGGCGTAATGGTTCACGGATGGCTTCCTGAAACGCGAAATATCGAAGTAGTTTCTCCGTCGGGAGTTTGCTGTTCGGGTATGCACGCGATGAAATACGCCTACATGGCTATTAAATCAGGGATGAGCCAAAAAGCAATCACTTCAGGATCCGAACGTTTGTCACGCGTTTTAAGTTCCGATAAGTTTGAGTTGGAAATCCAAAAACTGGTAGAACTGGAAGAAAATCCTTATTTGTCATTCGACAAAGATTTCCTTCGCTGGATGCTATCGGACGGTGCCGGTGTTTTCCTGCTGGAAGACAAAAAGAGCACGGAAGGGCTTTCATTGCGCATCGATTGGGTAGAAGGAATTTCTTTTGCTAACGAAATCGAAGCATGTATGTACATGGCTTCCGAAAAAATGGCAGACGGTACGCTGAAAAGCTACATGGATTACGAACCACAGGATATGATCGAAAAATCGATCCTGAGTATCAAACAGGACGTTAAATTACTGGACGAGTACATCGTGAAGCTTGGGTTCAAAAAGTTGAAAAGCGCTCTTGATTCAAAGAATTTGACTGCAGATGATATAACGTGGTACCTTCCGCACATGTCGAGTTATTTCTTTGAAGACAAGATTTACAGAGAGTTGGCTGACAACGGGATGGAAATTCCGAAAGAGCGTTGGTTCTCCAACCTGGCGACTCATGGAAACGTGGGTGCAGGATCAATCTACCTGATGGTAGACGAATTGTTCAACAGCGGGAAATTGAAAGTGGGTGATACAATCATGCTTGCAGTTCCTGAAAGTTCACGTTTTTCTTACGTATTTGCTTACTTAACGGTGTGTTAA